Proteins encoded by one window of Pseudomonas tructae:
- a CDS encoding DeoR/GlpR family transcriptional regulator, with amino-acid sequence MNLPPRQQQILELVRERGYVSIEEMAQLFVVTPQTIRRDINQLAEVNLLRRYHGGAAYDSSIENTAYAMRADQMRDEKQRIAEAIAAQIPDHASLFINIGTTTESIARALLNHNHLKIITNNLHVASILSAKDDFEVLLAGGNVRRDGGVVGQASVDFINQFKVDFALVGISGIDEDGSLLDFDYQEVRVSQAIIANARQVILAADSSKFGRNAMVRLGSISLIDCLVTDQAPVPALTQLLNQYKIRLDVV; translated from the coding sequence ATGAATCTGCCTCCTCGCCAACAACAAATCCTCGAACTGGTCCGCGAACGCGGCTATGTCAGTATCGAAGAAATGGCGCAGCTGTTCGTCGTCACCCCGCAAACCATCCGCCGTGATATCAACCAGTTGGCGGAAGTCAATCTGCTACGCCGCTACCACGGCGGCGCAGCCTACGATTCCAGTATCGAAAACACCGCCTATGCCATGCGCGCCGACCAGATGCGCGACGAGAAACAGCGCATCGCCGAAGCCATTGCCGCGCAGATTCCCGATCACGCCTCGCTGTTCATCAACATCGGCACCACCACCGAATCCATCGCCCGCGCCCTGCTCAACCACAACCATCTGAAAATCATCACCAACAACCTGCACGTGGCCTCGATCCTCAGCGCCAAGGATGATTTCGAAGTACTGCTGGCCGGTGGCAATGTGCGCCGCGATGGCGGCGTTGTGGGTCAGGCCAGCGTCGACTTCATCAACCAGTTCAAGGTCGACTTCGCCCTGGTAGGTATCAGCGGCATCGATGAAGACGGCAGCCTGCTGGATTTCGACTACCAGGAAGTCCGGGTATCCCAGGCGATCATCGCCAATGCCCGCCAGGTCATCCTCGCCGCCGACTCGAGCAAGTTCGGCCGCAACGCCATGGTGCGCCTGGGATCGATCAGCCTGATCGACTGCCTGGTCACCGACCAGGCGCCGGTGCCCGCCCTCACGCAATTGCTCAACCAGTACAAGATCCGCCTCGACGTGGTCTGA
- a CDS encoding MIP/aquaporin family protein, with the protein MTTALRQPTLSSQCMAEFLGTALLIFFGTGCVAALKVAGASFGLWEISIIWGVGVSMAIYLTAGVSGAHLNPAVSIALCLFAGFEKHKLPFYIVAQIAGAFCGAALVYTLYSNLFFDFEQAHEMIRGSQASLELASVFSTYPHPALSTGQAFLVEVIITAVLMAVIMALTDDNNGLPRGAMAPLLIGLLIAVIGSAMGPLTGFAMNPARDFGPKLMTFLAGWGEVAFTGGRDIPYFLIPVFAPIIGASLGAALYRGVIARNLPVAESESAQTDANPQGKTQAS; encoded by the coding sequence ATGACGACTGCTCTGCGACAACCAACACTTTCAAGCCAGTGCATGGCCGAATTTCTCGGCACCGCGCTGCTGATCTTTTTCGGCACCGGGTGCGTCGCTGCGCTCAAGGTTGCGGGTGCCAGCTTTGGCCTGTGGGAAATCAGCATCATCTGGGGCGTCGGCGTCAGCATGGCGATCTACCTGACCGCCGGGGTTTCCGGCGCGCACCTGAACCCGGCAGTGAGCATCGCCCTGTGCCTGTTCGCCGGCTTCGAGAAGCACAAGCTGCCGTTCTATATCGTCGCCCAGATCGCCGGTGCCTTCTGCGGTGCGGCGTTGGTTTACACGCTGTACAGCAACCTGTTCTTCGATTTCGAACAGGCCCATGAAATGATCCGCGGCAGCCAGGCCAGCCTGGAGCTGGCCTCGGTGTTCTCCACCTACCCGCACCCGGCGCTGTCCACCGGCCAGGCCTTCCTGGTCGAAGTAATCATTACCGCCGTACTGATGGCGGTGATCATGGCCCTGACCGATGACAACAATGGCCTGCCGCGCGGCGCCATGGCACCGCTGCTGATCGGCCTGCTGATCGCCGTGATCGGCAGTGCCATGGGCCCGCTGACCGGCTTTGCGATGAACCCGGCGCGGGACTTCGGGCCCAAGCTGATGACCTTCCTCGCCGGCTGGGGCGAAGTCGCTTTTACGGGCGGTCGTGACATTCCCTATTTCCTGATTCCTGTTTTTGCGCCGATCATAGGGGCAAGCCTTGGGGCAGCCCTTTATCGTGGCGTGATCGCCCGAAACCTGCCGGTTGCCGAGAGCGAAAGCGCCCAGACCGACGCCAACCCTCAGGGCAAGACCCAGGCATCCTGA
- the glpK gene encoding glycerol kinase GlpK: MTDTQHKNYIIALDQGTTSSRAIIFDRDANVVGTSQREFAQHYPQAGWVEHDPMEIFATQSATMVEALAQAGLSHDQVAAIGITNQRETTVVWDKETGRPVYNAIVWQCRRSTEICEQLKREGLQEYIRETTGLVTDPYFSGTKLKWILDNVEGARERAERGDLLFGTVDSWLIWKFSGGKVHVTDYTNASRTMLFNIHTLEWDEKMLEVLNIPRQMLPEVRSSSEVYGRTKSGIAIAGIAGDQQAALFGQMCVEPGQAKNTYGTGCFLLMNTGDKAVKSSHGLLTTIACGPRGEVAYALEGAVFNGGSTVQWLRDELKIVNDAHDTEYFASKVKDSNGVYLVPAFTGLGAPYWDPYARGALFGLTRGVKVDHIIRAALESIAYQTRDVLDAMQQDCGQRLSELRVDGGAVANNFLMQFQADILGTCVERPQMRETTALGAAYLAGLACGFWSSLDELRGKAIIEREFSPQLDEVQKEKLYAGWLKAVDRTRDWEPHED, encoded by the coding sequence ATGACAGACACCCAGCACAAGAACTACATCATTGCCCTGGACCAGGGCACGACCAGTTCGCGGGCCATCATTTTCGACCGCGATGCCAACGTGGTTGGCACCTCGCAGCGCGAATTCGCACAGCACTACCCACAAGCCGGCTGGGTCGAGCACGACCCGATGGAAATCTTCGCCACCCAGAGCGCGACCATGGTCGAAGCCCTGGCCCAGGCAGGCCTGAGCCACGACCAGGTGGCGGCTATCGGTATCACCAACCAGCGTGAAACCACGGTGGTCTGGGACAAGGAAACCGGTCGCCCGGTGTACAACGCCATTGTCTGGCAGTGCCGACGCAGCACCGAGATCTGCGAGCAACTCAAGCGCGAAGGTCTGCAGGAATACATCCGCGAGACCACCGGCCTGGTCACCGACCCCTACTTCTCCGGCACCAAGCTCAAGTGGATCCTCGACAACGTCGAAGGCGCCCGTGAGCGCGCCGAGCGCGGCGATCTGTTGTTCGGCACCGTCGACAGCTGGCTGATCTGGAAATTCTCCGGCGGCAAGGTGCACGTCACCGACTACACCAACGCCTCGCGCACCATGCTCTTCAACATCCACACCCTGGAGTGGGATGAGAAGATGCTTGAGGTGCTGAACATTCCGCGGCAGATGTTGCCCGAGGTACGCAGCTCCTCGGAAGTCTACGGTCGCACCAAGAGCGGTATCGCCATTGCCGGCATCGCCGGCGACCAGCAGGCCGCGCTGTTCGGCCAGATGTGCGTGGAGCCCGGCCAGGCCAAGAACACCTACGGCACCGGTTGCTTCTTGCTGATGAACACCGGCGACAAGGCGGTCAAATCCTCCCACGGCCTGCTCACCACCATCGCCTGCGGCCCGCGTGGTGAAGTGGCCTACGCCCTGGAAGGTGCGGTGTTCAACGGTGGCTCCACGGTGCAGTGGCTGCGTGACGAGCTGAAGATCGTCAACGACGCCCACGACACCGAATACTTCGCCAGCAAGGTCAAGGACAGCAACGGCGTGTACCTGGTGCCCGCCTTCACCGGCCTTGGCGCGCCGTACTGGGACCCATATGCCCGTGGTGCGCTGTTCGGCCTGACCCGCGGGGTCAAGGTCGATCACATCATTCGCGCCGCCCTGGAGTCGATCGCCTACCAGACCCGCGATGTGCTCGATGCCATGCAACAGGACTGCGGCCAACGCCTGAGCGAACTGCGGGTCGATGGTGGCGCTGTGGCCAACAACTTCCTCATGCAGTTCCAGGCCGATATCCTCGGCACCTGCGTCGAGCGCCCGCAAATGCGCGAGACCACTGCCCTGGGCGCCGCCTACCTGGCGGGCCTGGCCTGCGGCTTCTGGAGCAGCCTGGATGAACTGCGCGGCAAGGCCATCATCGAGCGCGAGTTCAGCCCGCAACTGGACGAAGTGCAGAAAGAGAAACTCTATGCCGGCTGGTTGAAGGCCGTGGATCGCACTCGCGACTGGGAACCGCACGAAGATTAA
- the ybaK gene encoding Cys-tRNA(Pro) deacylase: MTPALDLLKKVRADHHIHSYAHDPKAASYGLEAAEKLNLEPARVFKTLLASSEKGELLVAVVPVAGSLDLKHLAQAAGVKKCEMADPAAAQRATGYLLGGISPLGQKKRLRTFIDQSAQLFERIYVSAGRRGLEVELAPGVLAEHTQGTFAAIGRE, encoded by the coding sequence ATGACCCCCGCCCTGGATCTGCTGAAAAAGGTTCGCGCCGACCACCACATTCACAGTTACGCGCATGACCCCAAGGCTGCTTCTTACGGCCTGGAAGCGGCTGAAAAGCTCAACCTTGAGCCTGCGCGGGTATTCAAGACTCTATTGGCCAGTAGCGAAAAGGGCGAGTTGCTGGTGGCAGTAGTGCCGGTGGCCGGTAGCCTGGATCTGAAGCACCTGGCCCAAGCTGCCGGGGTCAAGAAGTGCGAGATGGCCGACCCGGCCGCGGCTCAGCGCGCCACCGGTTACCTATTGGGCGGGATCAGCCCGCTGGGGCAGAAGAAACGCCTGCGTACCTTCATTGACCAGTCGGCTCAACTGTTTGAGCGCATTTACGTCAGTGCTGGCCGTCGGGGGCTGGAAGTCGAGTTGGCGCCGGGGGTGCTGGCCGAGCATACCCAAGGCACATTTGCCGCCATTGGCCGTGAATGA